One genomic window of Luteitalea pratensis includes the following:
- a CDS encoding zinc ribbon domain-containing protein, giving the protein MTPRKSRSGPYLLAGFARCACCGGGFTGHSRSHGQARAHFHGCTSHSKRGTAVCQNNLVGRQDAIDAEVLAVLEQDVLRASVIEQAIASRSRRCTCHSGTISGRPSNASGRPCRPSASGSLRLQAWADRWRRWWHVYRPARRTSPSWTPPYSVEAGERRQVETRAGWERRLRDKLADVSRLLRSDLDEARNLLRTLLVGPLRFTPVVDERRRGYRFEGAIALDRLVSGIVDLPTGVASPTGTDCMQLSVDRWIAA; this is encoded by the coding sequence TTGACGCCGCGCAAGAGCCGGAGTGGACCCTACCTGCTCGCCGGATTCGCCCGATGTGCCTGCTGCGGTGGCGGCTTCACGGGGCACAGCCGGTCGCACGGACAGGCCCGCGCCCACTTCCACGGCTGCACGTCGCACTCGAAGCGGGGAACTGCGGTCTGCCAGAACAACCTCGTCGGCCGGCAGGATGCGATCGACGCGGAGGTGCTCGCCGTCCTCGAGCAGGACGTACTGCGCGCGTCCGTCATCGAGCAGGCGATCGCCTCGCGCTCGAGGCGTTGCACCTGCCACTCCGGGACGATCAGCGGCAGGCCCTCGAACGCGAGCGGCAGACCGTGCAGGCCGAGTGCGAGCGGCTCGCTGAGGCTGCAGGCATGGGCGGACCGATGGCGGCGCTGGTGGCACGTCTACAGGCCCGCCAGGCGCACCTCGCCGAGCTGGACGCCGCCTTACTCCGTCGAGGCGGGCGAGCGCCGCCAGGTGGAGACGCGCGCGGGATGGGAACGGCGCCTGCGCGACAAACTGGCAGACGTGAGCCGGTTGCTGCGGTCGGATCTGGACGAGGCGCGGAACCTCCTGCGGACGCTGCTGGTCGGCCCGCTCCGCTTCACGCCGGTCGTAGACGAACGACGTCGCGGCTACCGCTTCGAGGGCGCCATCGCGCTCGACCGATTGGTGTCCGGAATCGTGGATTTGCCAACTGGAGTGGCGTCCCCAACGGGAACGGACTGCATGCAACTGTCAGTGGACCGCTGGATCGCCGCCTGA
- a CDS encoding LytR/AlgR family response regulator transcription factor produces MTVRVLIVDDEPIARRRLKGLLQAEPSVEIVGESEDGESALAGIRRLRPDLVFLDVQMPGLDGFDVIELLPDAECPAVIFVTAYDQYALRAFDVHAVDYLLKPFERGRLRSSLARAAALAGSGGTPARLHALVDTVRADRPLQRFLVKTPKRVYAVRADDVESLESAGHYVELRTATGTHLVRDAMAAIEQRLDRERFVRIHRSAIVNIDKVKELRPAFHGEFEVVLSSDRRLRCSRTYATELTRVMES; encoded by the coding sequence ATGACCGTCCGCGTCCTGATCGTGGACGACGAACCGATCGCGAGGCGCAGGCTGAAAGGGCTGCTCCAGGCTGAACCGTCGGTGGAGATCGTGGGCGAGAGCGAAGATGGAGAGTCCGCGCTGGCCGGGATCCGGCGGCTGCGCCCGGACCTGGTGTTCCTTGATGTCCAGATGCCCGGTCTCGACGGTTTCGACGTGATCGAGCTGTTGCCCGACGCCGAGTGTCCGGCGGTCATCTTCGTGACGGCCTACGACCAGTACGCCTTGCGGGCGTTCGACGTGCACGCCGTCGATTACCTGTTGAAGCCTTTCGAGCGCGGCCGGCTGCGCAGCTCGCTGGCGCGCGCGGCGGCGCTCGCTGGAAGCGGCGGGACCCCGGCGCGGCTCCATGCGCTCGTCGACACGGTCCGCGCCGACAGACCTCTTCAGCGCTTCCTGGTCAAGACGCCGAAGCGCGTGTACGCCGTGCGGGCCGACGACGTGGAATCGTTGGAATCGGCCGGGCACTACGTGGAGTTACGTACCGCGACCGGCACACATCTCGTACGCGACGCGATGGCCGCGATCGAGCAGCGGCTCGATCGCGAGCGATTCGTCCGCATCCATCGATCGGCGATCGTGAACATCGACAAGGTGAAGGAGCTGCGGCCGGCGTTCCACGGTGAGTTCGAGGTGGTGCTGTCGTCGGACCGGCGATTGCGGTGCAGTCGCACGTACGCGACGGAACTGACGCGTGTGATGGAGTCCTAG
- a CDS encoding fumarate reductase subunit C (part of four member fumarate reductase enzyme complex FrdABCD which catalyzes the reduction of fumarate to succinate during anaerobic respiration; FrdCD are the membrane components which interact with quinone and are involved in electron transfer; FrdAB are the catalytic subcomplex consisting of a flavoprotein subunit and an iron-sulfur subunit, respectively; the catalytic subunits are similar to succinate dehydrogenase SdhAB) codes for MSDSHVYTPYHPRWLRRRVSTYWWLQKWSYFRFILREGSCLFVGWFVLYMLLLVNAVGKGPDSYARILEWSAEPWVLGLNVVSFLFVAFHAVTFFEAVPQALVVHIGRTRVPGRLVMAAHYMAWALASVLIAWLIVGA; via the coding sequence ATGAGCGACAGCCACGTCTACACGCCGTACCATCCACGCTGGCTTCGACGACGGGTCTCCACCTACTGGTGGCTCCAGAAGTGGTCGTATTTCCGCTTCATCCTGCGAGAAGGCAGCTGTCTGTTCGTGGGGTGGTTCGTGTTGTACATGCTGCTGCTGGTGAACGCCGTCGGCAAAGGGCCCGATAGTTATGCGCGCATTCTCGAGTGGTCGGCAGAACCGTGGGTGCTGGGCCTGAACGTCGTCAGCTTCCTGTTCGTTGCCTTTCACGCAGTCACGTTCTTCGAAGCCGTGCCGCAGGCGCTCGTGGTGCACATCGGGCGCACCCGCGTGCCAGGACGTCTGGTCATGGCGGCCCACTACATGGCGTGGGCTCTGGCATCGGTGCTCATCGCCTGGCTGATTGTGGGTGCGTAG
- a CDS encoding sensor histidine kinase, translating into MRRRWIVAACSFTLAAILFTGQVWVDYAYAGRSLPWSRAFAVALVDWELWTLIAPIVLLLAARVPLSRRRLARSLAVHLPASLGIAVAKLVAEGLMVRAIIGPGRVPFSLLKIHVTVLTYWAIVAAVQYAEQQRLSRERELRAARLQTELARAQVESLKMQIHPHFLFNTLNAIAGLMREDVELADTMLAQLSELLRGTLQTEGVQEVPLSEELRLLRAYLAIQQTRFGNRLQVAIDVPDGCRQHVVPTLILQPLVENAIRHGFSAIPGPGCIAICVSAKSERLRVDVTDEGPGPPQPLREGYGLRNTRSRLQALYGDDASLSVVPTNPRGARARLDIPLRGASS; encoded by the coding sequence GTGCGACGACGATGGATCGTGGCGGCGTGCTCCTTTACGCTCGCGGCGATCCTCTTCACGGGGCAGGTCTGGGTCGACTACGCCTATGCTGGCAGGTCGCTGCCGTGGTCGCGCGCCTTCGCGGTGGCGCTCGTCGATTGGGAGCTGTGGACGCTCATCGCGCCGATCGTCCTGCTGCTGGCGGCACGGGTGCCGTTGTCGCGCCGGCGGCTCGCCAGGTCGCTGGCGGTCCACCTGCCCGCCAGCCTCGGCATCGCCGTGGCGAAACTGGTCGCCGAAGGGCTGATGGTCCGCGCGATCATCGGTCCCGGCCGTGTGCCCTTCAGCTTGTTGAAGATCCACGTCACCGTCCTGACATACTGGGCCATCGTCGCTGCCGTCCAGTATGCCGAGCAGCAGCGCCTGTCGCGCGAGCGGGAACTCCGCGCCGCGCGGCTTCAGACCGAGCTCGCCCGCGCGCAGGTGGAATCGCTGAAAATGCAGATCCATCCGCACTTCCTCTTCAACACGCTGAACGCGATTGCCGGCCTGATGCGCGAGGACGTGGAGTTGGCGGATACGATGCTGGCGCAACTGAGCGAGCTGCTGCGCGGCACGCTGCAGACCGAAGGGGTGCAAGAGGTGCCGCTGTCGGAGGAACTCCGGCTCCTGCGCGCATACCTGGCAATCCAGCAGACTCGGTTCGGCAACCGGCTACAAGTCGCCATCGACGTTCCGGATGGCTGTCGACAGCACGTTGTTCCGACGCTCATCCTGCAGCCGCTCGTTGAAAACGCGATCCGCCACGGCTTCAGCGCGATTCCGGGCCCCGGCTGCATTGCGATCTGCGTGTCGGCCAAGTCGGAGCGCCTGCGCGTCGATGTGACCGACGAGGGCCCAGGGCCGCCGCAGCCACTTCGCGAGGGCTATGGCCTCCGGAACACGCGGTCGCGGCTGCAGGCGCTCTATGGCGACGATGCGTCATTGTCGGTGGTCCCCACGAACCCGCGAGGCGCCCGCGCGCGCCTCGACATCCCGTTGCGCGGGGCTTCGTCATGA
- the frdD gene encoding fumarate reductase subunit FrdD: protein MIKQHPEPWLWLLFSAGGVLSAMLMPMLLLLFGVAFPFGWVAAPSHAQMVAVLGNPLTRVVLFALFMLSLFHWAHRFRHTLYDGLQIKHLNEVIAVLTYGVAVVGTGVAAYILWQIP from the coding sequence ATGATCAAACAACATCCGGAACCATGGCTGTGGCTGCTCTTCAGCGCCGGCGGCGTGCTGTCGGCGATGCTGATGCCCATGCTGCTGCTGTTGTTCGGCGTCGCGTTTCCGTTCGGGTGGGTGGCCGCTCCCAGCCACGCACAGATGGTGGCGGTGCTGGGCAATCCGCTGACACGCGTGGTGCTGTTCGCGCTGTTCATGCTCTCGCTGTTTCACTGGGCGCACCGGTTCCGCCACACCCTCTATGACGGGCTCCAGATCAAGCACCTCAACGAGGTGATTGCGGTGCTGACGTACGGTGTTGCCGTGGTCGGGACGGGCGTGGCCGCGTACATCCTCTGGCAGATTCCGTAG
- a CDS encoding succinate dehydrogenase/fumarate reductase iron-sulfur subunit, with amino-acid sequence MADHITLQVARYRPEQQSDITFDEYEVPCPKEWVVLDGLNHIKDRLDGTLSYRWSCRMGICGSCGMNVNGEPKLTCATFLADYAPGPIRVEPLPNFPVIRDLIVDIGDFMQKLVRVKPWIMRQTEKPVSEGEYRQTPEELDEYKQFSMCINCMLCYAACPIYGLDPKFLGPAAIALAQRYNLDSRDEGASDRMAVLSEHEGIWGCTFVGECTKVCPKHVDPAGAIQRYKLTAALESMKAIFMPRGA; translated from the coding sequence ATGGCGGACCACATCACGTTGCAGGTCGCAAGGTATCGTCCGGAACAGCAATCTGACATCACCTTCGACGAGTACGAAGTCCCCTGCCCGAAAGAGTGGGTGGTGTTGGACGGGCTGAATCACATCAAGGACCGCCTTGACGGGACGCTGTCGTACAGATGGTCCTGTCGCATGGGCATCTGCGGGAGCTGCGGCATGAACGTCAACGGCGAACCCAAGCTGACGTGCGCCACCTTCCTTGCCGACTACGCCCCCGGCCCGATCCGGGTGGAGCCTCTCCCGAATTTCCCCGTCATCCGCGATCTCATCGTCGACATCGGCGACTTCATGCAGAAGCTGGTGCGCGTGAAGCCGTGGATCATGCGACAGACCGAGAAGCCCGTGTCGGAAGGTGAGTACCGGCAGACACCGGAGGAGCTGGACGAGTACAAGCAGTTCAGCATGTGCATCAACTGCATGCTGTGTTACGCCGCGTGCCCGATTTACGGCCTGGATCCCAAATTCCTCGGGCCCGCGGCCATCGCGCTCGCCCAGCGGTACAACCTCGACAGCCGCGACGAGGGCGCCTCGGATCGCATGGCGGTGCTCTCGGAGCATGAGGGGATCTGGGGCTGCACGTTCGTTGGGGAGTGCACGAAGGTATGCCCCAAGCACGTCGATCCGGCAGGCGCCATCCAGCGCTACAAGCTGACCGCAGCGCTGGAATCGATGAAAGCCATCTTCATGCCACGAGGGGCGTGA
- the frdA gene encoding fumarate reductase (quinol) flavoprotein subunit, with the protein MTPSHDVVLVGGGGAGLRAAIAIAETNPRLDVAVVSKVYPMRSHTVSAEGGAAGVIAPDDSLDAHAYDTISGGDWLCDQDAVEAFVTEAPQELLRLDHWGCPWSREADGRIAVRPFGGMTKMRTWFAADKTGFHMLHTLFQTSLKFRSVVRYDEWFVTRLLIDDGSVQGVVAIDLKSGRIEAITARAVILCTGGTGKVFPFTTNAAIKNGDGMALAYRAGAPLKDMEFVQYHPTGLPFTGILITEAARAEGGYLINKDGFRYLQDYNLGQPQPQPVLRTMELGPRDRLSQAFMKELDKGRTIEAEYGHVVHLDLRHLGAKKINAKIPFVRELCLKYQNLDPITDLIPVRPVVHYMMGGVHTDLNGATPLPGLYAAGEVACVSINGANRLGSNSLPELLVFGSRAGRAAAEYASRGRDVNPSVLAQAKDEAHRLEHVLLNTRGRERIADLREAMQKTMEQSAGIYRSGASLENGVGQLRGLQDRYADISVQDQSRTFNTERVAALELAFMLDVAEAILGSALRREESRGAHQRTDFPKRDDERFLAHSLTYRSADGSSRVEYLPVTLTRWPPAERVYGEAAPHGGPHHVAGRKVSSGTAI; encoded by the coding sequence GTGACCCCTTCTCATGACGTGGTGCTGGTCGGCGGTGGCGGCGCGGGGCTCAGAGCCGCGATCGCCATTGCTGAAACCAATCCCCGACTCGATGTCGCGGTCGTCTCCAAGGTATACCCCATGCGTAGCCATACCGTCTCCGCCGAGGGCGGAGCGGCGGGGGTCATCGCGCCCGATGACAGCCTGGACGCGCATGCGTACGACACGATCTCGGGCGGCGACTGGCTTTGCGATCAGGATGCCGTCGAAGCGTTTGTGACCGAAGCGCCCCAGGAACTCCTTCGCCTCGACCATTGGGGCTGCCCCTGGAGCCGCGAGGCCGACGGCCGGATTGCCGTCCGCCCCTTCGGGGGCATGACGAAGATGCGCACGTGGTTTGCCGCCGACAAGACCGGCTTCCATATGCTCCACACCCTGTTCCAGACCTCCCTCAAGTTCCGCAGCGTGGTCCGGTACGACGAATGGTTCGTCACCAGGCTCCTCATCGATGACGGCAGCGTGCAGGGCGTCGTCGCGATCGACCTCAAGTCGGGGCGCATCGAGGCCATCACCGCCCGGGCAGTCATTCTCTGCACCGGCGGTACGGGCAAGGTGTTCCCCTTCACCACCAACGCCGCCATCAAGAACGGCGACGGCATGGCGCTGGCCTACCGCGCCGGCGCGCCGCTCAAGGACATGGAGTTCGTCCAGTACCATCCGACGGGGCTGCCGTTCACGGGCATCCTGATCACCGAGGCGGCGCGCGCCGAGGGTGGATACCTGATCAACAAGGACGGCTTCCGTTACCTTCAGGACTACAACCTCGGCCAGCCCCAGCCGCAGCCCGTGCTGCGGACCATGGAGCTTGGTCCACGCGATCGGCTGTCCCAGGCGTTCATGAAGGAGCTGGACAAAGGACGCACGATCGAGGCGGAGTACGGCCACGTGGTGCACCTCGATCTGCGCCACCTTGGGGCGAAGAAGATCAACGCCAAGATTCCATTCGTGCGCGAACTGTGCCTGAAGTACCAGAACCTCGATCCCATCACCGACCTCATTCCGGTACGTCCGGTTGTTCACTACATGATGGGCGGCGTGCACACGGACCTGAACGGCGCGACGCCGCTGCCAGGCCTGTACGCAGCTGGTGAAGTGGCGTGCGTCAGCATCAACGGCGCGAATCGGCTCGGCTCGAACTCATTGCCAGAGTTGCTGGTTTTTGGCTCGCGTGCCGGCCGCGCCGCCGCGGAGTACGCGTCGCGCGGACGCGACGTCAATCCGAGCGTGCTGGCCCAGGCGAAGGATGAGGCGCATCGCCTCGAGCACGTTCTCCTCAACACGAGGGGGCGAGAGCGCATCGCCGACCTGCGCGAAGCCATGCAGAAGACCATGGAGCAGAGCGCGGGCATCTACCGATCGGGTGCCTCGCTCGAGAATGGCGTAGGGCAATTGCGGGGGCTGCAGGATCGATATGCCGACATCTCCGTCCAGGATCAGAGCCGAACGTTCAACACCGAGCGCGTCGCTGCACTGGAGCTCGCGTTCATGCTCGATGTCGCCGAAGCGATTCTTGGCTCGGCGCTCCGACGTGAAGAATCGCGGGGTGCCCATCAGCGCACGGATTTCCCGAAGCGCGACGATGAGCGCTTCCTCGCGCATTCACTGACCTATCGCAGCGCTGACGGTTCGTCTCGCGTGGAGTACCTGCCGGTAACACTCACCCGCTGGCCGCCGGCCGAGCGGGTCTATGGAGAGGCCGCACCGCATGGCGGACCACATCACGTTGCAGGTCGCAAGGTATCGTCCGGAACAGCAATCTGA
- a CDS encoding winged helix-turn-helix transcriptional regulator, protein MSLEINEIYGFGSCRLDVGRRLVISAGNPVALPPKTFELLVLLVRHAGRALSKQELMTALWPNTFVEEANLSFQVSTLRKALGVDGAAWIETLPTHGYRFSADVLALAPPVAATPIPSPTPGPSRARVDWRWIGMGASVIVLALAAFVILDRSGRRLAGGTDGETEAVTLTAYEGMESSPSLSPDGSQVAFVWSGATPTQQDIYVKLVGPGEPVRLTTHPARDDSPAWSPDGQSIAFLRWTAGNDTDVDVLLIPALGNGAERRIASTTVRPTSRHISRLAWTPDGKWLAIAAAPSPTQRHGIWLLSPDGREQRRLTKSHGITGYANGDASLAFSTDGRHLAFARSRSAGVDALYVQALSPDMKPVGDAVAVTEESPRASLGKRSWFGVALSPDESTLLYSVVESLNRDLMLVDRTR, encoded by the coding sequence ATGTCGCTCGAAATCAACGAGATATACGGGTTCGGTTCCTGCCGGCTGGACGTCGGCCGGCGGCTGGTGATCTCCGCGGGCAACCCGGTGGCGCTGCCTCCGAAGACCTTCGAGCTTCTGGTGCTGCTCGTTCGCCACGCCGGGCGCGCCCTCTCGAAGCAGGAGTTGATGACGGCCTTGTGGCCGAACACATTCGTCGAAGAAGCAAACCTGTCATTCCAGGTCTCGACGCTGCGGAAGGCGCTTGGCGTCGACGGCGCAGCGTGGATCGAAACGCTCCCCACGCACGGCTACCGGTTTTCGGCGGACGTCCTCGCTCTCGCGCCGCCCGTCGCTGCAACACCGATACCCTCGCCGACGCCGGGGCCGTCACGGGCCCGTGTCGACTGGCGCTGGATTGGGATGGGTGCGAGTGTCATCGTCCTGGCGCTGGCCGCGTTCGTCATTCTCGATCGAAGCGGCCGGCGATTGGCTGGTGGAACCGACGGCGAGACCGAGGCAGTAACGCTCACCGCCTACGAAGGCATGGAGTCGAGTCCTTCGCTCTCGCCCGACGGCAGCCAGGTCGCGTTCGTCTGGAGCGGCGCGACGCCGACGCAGCAGGACATCTACGTGAAGCTGGTCGGCCCGGGCGAACCTGTGCGACTGACGACTCATCCCGCTCGAGACGACTCGCCGGCGTGGTCCCCGGACGGCCAGAGCATCGCGTTCCTGCGCTGGACGGCGGGCAACGACACGGACGTCGACGTGTTGCTGATACCGGCACTCGGAAACGGGGCGGAGCGCCGGATCGCGTCGACGACGGTTCGGCCAACGTCGCGCCACATCAGCCGGCTGGCCTGGACTCCCGATGGCAAGTGGCTCGCCATCGCGGCCGCGCCATCGCCGACGCAACGCCACGGCATCTGGCTGCTGTCGCCTGACGGCCGTGAGCAACGCCGCCTGACCAAATCGCATGGCATCACCGGTTACGCCAACGGCGACGCCAGCCTGGCGTTCTCGACCGACGGCCGCCACCTGGCGTTCGCGCGCAGCCGGTCGGCCGGCGTGGACGCTCTCTACGTGCAGGCACTGTCGCCTGACATGAAGCCCGTCGGCGATGCCGTGGCTGTCACCGAGGAGTCGCCGCGCGCGTCGCTGGGCAAGCGCTCGTGGTTCGGCGTCGCGCTGAGCCCCGACGAGTCCACCCTCTTGTACTCGGTCGTCGAGAGCCTCAATCGCGACCTGATGCTGGTCGATCGTACCCGGTGA
- the istA gene encoding IS21 family transposase produces MVTDAQVRLLRQKRMDGKSQAAAAAASDMSLRTAREWDTGPLPSATTQARDWRTRPDPFAAVWHTDVEPLLSRDVKGVLEAKWVLEVLRTRYPDQFHAGQARTLQRRFRDWRARHGVEPEVFFPQVAVPGREAAIDFTHATDLGVTVAGAPFPHLLFEFVLSYSHWTWVTIAFGETFEALVAGVQGALWALGGVPPVLRSDNLSAATHELKTSGGRALTPRFRAVLEHDGIRSSRITPGRAHENGVAEQAHRRLKALLAQALLVRGHTAFVDIAAYDAFVQEVVAYWRNRPALARLAEERATLGALPSAAIPSYTTYYPVVRRWSTIRVAHRTYSVPAQLMGHTVEARVHPNVVEVRYRDQIVQTMPRLRKEDEHRIDYRHMIGWLVRKPGAFARYRYREDLYPSVTFRRAYDALARAHGERADLEYLRVLQLASTAGEMRVTAVLATLLDAGLAFDARTVQAEVAPPVLVVPTVHIPAPDLAVYDALRGGAAA; encoded by the coding sequence ATGGTCACGGATGCACAGGTTCGGCTCTTGAGGCAGAAGCGCATGGATGGAAAGAGCCAGGCGGCCGCAGCGGCCGCCAGTGACATGAGTCTCCGGACCGCGCGGGAGTGGGACACGGGGCCGCTGCCCAGCGCGACGACGCAGGCCCGCGACTGGCGGACGCGTCCGGATCCATTCGCCGCGGTCTGGCACACCGACGTCGAGCCGCTGTTGAGCCGTGACGTCAAGGGGGTCCTCGAGGCCAAGTGGGTCTTGGAGGTGTTGCGCACGCGCTACCCCGACCAGTTCCATGCCGGACAAGCGCGCACATTGCAGCGCCGCTTTCGCGACTGGCGGGCGCGGCACGGCGTGGAGCCCGAGGTGTTCTTTCCGCAGGTGGCCGTCCCGGGACGTGAGGCCGCGATCGACTTCACCCACGCCACCGACCTAGGCGTGACCGTGGCCGGTGCCCCCTTCCCGCATCTGCTGTTCGAGTTCGTGCTCAGCTACAGCCACTGGACGTGGGTGACGATCGCGTTTGGCGAGACGTTCGAGGCGCTCGTCGCGGGTGTGCAGGGCGCGTTGTGGGCCTTGGGCGGCGTCCCGCCCGTGCTGCGGAGCGATAATCTGTCAGCCGCGACGCACGAATTGAAGACCAGTGGCGGTCGCGCGTTGACGCCGCGGTTCCGCGCCGTGCTCGAGCACGACGGGATCCGCTCCAGTCGGATCACGCCGGGACGTGCGCACGAAAACGGCGTCGCTGAGCAAGCCCATCGCCGCCTCAAAGCGCTCCTGGCACAGGCGCTGCTGGTGCGCGGCCACACGGCGTTTGTCGATATCGCCGCCTATGACGCCTTTGTGCAGGAGGTCGTCGCCTACTGGCGCAATCGGCCGGCGCTGGCCCGCCTCGCCGAGGAGCGGGCGACGCTCGGCGCCCTCCCGTCTGCGGCGATCCCCAGCTACACGACGTACTACCCGGTCGTGCGCCGGTGGAGCACGATTCGCGTGGCCCACCGCACGTACTCGGTGCCCGCGCAGCTGATGGGCCACACGGTCGAAGCGCGCGTCCATCCCAATGTGGTCGAGGTGCGCTACCGCGATCAGATCGTGCAAACGATGCCGCGGCTGCGGAAAGAGGACGAGCACCGCATCGACTACCGCCATATGATCGGCTGGTTGGTGCGCAAACCCGGTGCGTTTGCGCGCTACCGCTATCGGGAGGACTTGTATCCGTCGGTCACGTTTCGACGCGCGTACGATGCCTTGGCCCGGGCGCACGGCGAGCGCGCCGACCTGGAGTACCTGCGGGTCTTACAGCTGGCATCGACGGCGGGCGAGATGCGCGTGACCGCCGTCCTGGCGACGCTGCTCGATGCCGGTCTCGCGTTCGACGCGCGCACGGTCCAGGCCGAGGTGGCGCCGCCCGTGCTGGTCGTCCCGACCGTCCACATTCCTGCCCCCGATCTCGCGGTCTACGATGCGCTGCGCGGCGGAGCCGCGGCATGA
- the istB gene encoding IS21-like element helper ATPase IstB: MRRTPTTVTVGDQITTRLITFGLTTAARELVTRFVQADQPSALPLLLEILDLEAQERHERRITRLRRASKLPPGKTFGTLDEGRLPPALVRRLQELAGGDFLDEATNVLAFGLPGVGKSHAMCAVGHALIERGRAVLFMPTYSLVQELLAAKRDLDLPRALRKLDQFDVLILDDVGYIQQSPEEAEILFTLLAERYERRSVFITSNLMFAQWDRIFRDQMATAAAIDRLVHHSVLLEFEVPSFRTEHASRRGKASRAAASTA; the protein is encoded by the coding sequence ATGAGACGCACCCCCACGACCGTCACCGTTGGTGATCAGATCACGACGCGGCTGATCACCTTTGGTCTCACGACCGCCGCGCGCGAGTTGGTGACGCGGTTCGTCCAAGCCGACCAGCCGAGCGCGTTGCCACTGCTGCTGGAGATCCTCGACCTCGAAGCGCAGGAGCGGCACGAGCGGCGCATCACCCGCTTGCGTCGGGCCTCGAAGCTCCCACCCGGGAAGACGTTCGGGACGCTCGACGAAGGACGCTTGCCACCGGCGCTGGTGCGCCGGCTCCAGGAGCTCGCGGGCGGCGACTTCCTCGACGAGGCGACCAACGTGCTGGCCTTCGGGCTGCCCGGCGTCGGCAAGAGCCATGCGATGTGTGCGGTCGGGCACGCGCTGATCGAGCGCGGGCGTGCCGTGCTCTTCATGCCGACCTACAGCCTCGTGCAGGAGTTGCTCGCGGCGAAGCGGGACCTCGATCTCCCGCGGGCCCTGCGCAAACTCGATCAGTTCGACGTGCTGATCCTCGACGACGTCGGCTACATCCAGCAGAGCCCCGAGGAGGCCGAGATTCTGTTCACGCTGCTGGCCGAGCGCTACGAGCGGCGCTCGGTCTTCATCACCAGCAATCTGATGTTCGCGCAGTGGGATCGCATCTTCCGCGATCAGATGGCCACCGCGGCCGCGATCGATCGCCTGGTGCACCACTCCGTGCTGCTGGAGTTCGAGGTGCCGAGCTTTCGGACCGAGCACGCCAGCCGCCGCGGCAAGGCCTCGCGCGCGGCCGCGTCCACCGCCTGA